A genomic window from Chitinophaga pollutisoli includes:
- a CDS encoding DoxX family protein, with protein MKKTKIIFWIATVFIFLFEGVMPLSSLVFTPEYTYIGTRPLGYPDYFALALIFCKVAGSLAILLPQVTGRLKEWAYAGLTFNLVFAAFSHIVVDGNIAYILTPLVVLAVLATSYICWHKLQVAKDRRKEDGVFMRSMA; from the coding sequence ATGAAAAAAACTAAAATCATTTTCTGGATAGCTACCGTTTTTATCTTTCTGTTTGAAGGCGTTATGCCCCTCAGTTCCCTGGTGTTTACACCGGAATATACTTACATTGGCACAAGACCGCTCGGGTATCCCGACTATTTTGCCCTCGCACTGATCTTTTGCAAAGTGGCCGGTTCTTTGGCGATATTGTTGCCCCAGGTAACCGGGCGGCTGAAAGAATGGGCCTACGCGGGGCTTACCTTCAATCTCGTATTCGCCGCTTTCAGCCACATCGTAGTAGACGGGAACATCGCTTACATCCTCACGCCGTTGGTGGTGCTGGCGGTGTTGGCCACATCTTACATCTGCTGGCACAAATTGCAGGTGGCCAAAGACAGGCGGAAGGAAGATGGTGTTTTTATGCGAAGCATGGCTTAA
- a CDS encoding ABC transporter permease: MLRNYLKIAIAVLKRRKFFTFISLFGISFSLTILMVLTSVMDHLVSPSYPDVHRDRSLYSMTLKLTDPKEQGQRTGPFSYHFLHTYVESMKTPEAVAISSIFSPSNTYVNNQKLVIDIKYTNAGFWKVLQFEFLEGKPYTQAQIDAGERVAVITESTRDKYFGKGIPAVGKMLETDNVQYRVAGVVKSVPITQIFAYGDMFLPWTVSAQHAANKGYNGLFIPILLAPSRADVPAMQTEYQHQMSKVPMPLENFTEMESFAKPYLTSFTRMMLGNHDTDGTSTLMIYIGAFLLFFLLLPTLNLVNLNLSRILERASEIGVRKAFGASSGTLVVQFVVENVILTLIGGLIGVLLSFIVIAILNKAELLNHVQLTLNYKVLGVSLLICLFFGCMSGVYPAWRMSRMQIATALKNA, encoded by the coding sequence ATGCTCAGGAACTATTTAAAAATCGCCATAGCCGTGCTGAAACGCCGCAAATTCTTCACTTTCATCTCGCTGTTCGGCATCAGCTTTTCCCTTACCATCCTTATGGTGCTCACTTCCGTGATGGACCACCTGGTGAGCCCCTCCTACCCCGACGTCCACCGCGACCGGAGCCTTTACTCTATGACCCTCAAGCTAACCGACCCCAAGGAGCAGGGCCAGCGGACAGGCCCTTTCAGCTACCACTTTCTCCATACGTATGTGGAAAGCATGAAAACGCCGGAGGCCGTAGCTATTTCTTCCATCTTCTCCCCTTCCAACACTTACGTAAACAATCAGAAACTGGTCATTGATATTAAATATACCAATGCCGGGTTCTGGAAAGTGCTGCAGTTCGAATTCCTGGAAGGCAAACCCTATACACAGGCGCAAATCGACGCAGGCGAACGGGTGGCCGTGATCACGGAAAGCACCCGCGATAAGTACTTCGGGAAAGGCATACCTGCGGTTGGAAAAATGCTGGAAACAGATAATGTGCAATACCGCGTGGCGGGCGTCGTGAAAAGCGTTCCCATCACCCAGATCTTCGCTTACGGCGATATGTTCCTGCCCTGGACGGTTTCCGCGCAGCATGCCGCCAACAAAGGATACAATGGCCTGTTTATCCCCATATTACTGGCCCCTTCCAGGGCCGATGTCCCGGCCATGCAGACGGAATATCAGCACCAAATGTCGAAGGTGCCGATGCCGCTAGAGAACTTCACCGAGATGGAAAGTTTTGCCAAGCCCTACCTGACGTCGTTTACCCGCATGATGCTGGGCAACCACGATACTGACGGCACGTCCACGCTCATGATCTATATAGGCGCCTTCCTGCTGTTCTTTTTGCTGCTGCCCACGCTCAACCTCGTCAACCTCAACCTGAGCCGCATCCTGGAAAGGGCTTCGGAGATCGGGGTGCGCAAGGCTTTTGGCGCTTCATCCGGCACGCTGGTGGTACAATTCGTCGTGGAAAACGTGATCCTGACACTGATCGGCGGGCTCATCGGCGTGTTGTTGTCATTTATCGTGATCGCGATTTTGAACAAGGCGGAATTGCTCAACCATGTCCAGCTCACACTCAATTACAAAGTATTGGGCGTCAGCCTGCTCATTTGCCTGTTTTTCGGCTGCATGTCCGGCGTGTACCCCGCCTGGCGGATGAGCCGCATGCAAATCGCCACCGCATTGAAAAACGCTTAA
- a CDS encoding ABC transporter ATP-binding protein has product MIHLQQIEKVYRTDTVETQALSGINLTVPKGEFLSIMGPSGCGKSTLLNIMGLLDAPSGGALSIAGSDTRQLRDKQLAQFRNQRIGFIFQSYHLINDLRVLDNVELPLLYRKSSAKERRSLAAEALGKVGLGNRMKHFPSQLSGGQKQRVAIARAIVGKPSIILADEPTGNLDSAMGNEVMEILLRLNKEDGTTIVMVTHDEQMARKTHRLVRLFDGAQVQ; this is encoded by the coding sequence ATGATACACTTGCAACAAATTGAGAAAGTCTATCGGACCGACACGGTAGAAACGCAAGCTCTCAGCGGCATTAACCTCACCGTGCCGAAAGGGGAATTCCTCAGCATCATGGGCCCTTCCGGCTGCGGGAAGAGCACGCTGCTCAATATCATGGGCCTGCTCGACGCGCCCAGCGGCGGAGCGCTTTCCATCGCCGGCAGCGACACCCGCCAGCTGCGTGACAAACAGCTGGCGCAGTTCCGCAACCAACGCATCGGCTTCATATTCCAAAGCTACCACCTGATCAACGACCTCCGTGTGCTCGACAACGTGGAACTGCCGCTGTTGTACCGAAAATCATCCGCTAAAGAAAGGCGTAGCCTGGCGGCGGAGGCCCTCGGCAAGGTGGGCCTCGGCAACCGTATGAAGCACTTCCCCTCCCAGCTGTCCGGCGGCCAGAAGCAACGCGTGGCCATCGCCAGAGCCATTGTAGGGAAACCTTCCATCATTCTCGCCGACGAGCCCACCGGCAACCTCGATAGCGCCATGGGCAACGAGGTGATGGAGATCCTGTTGCGCCTGAACAAGGAAGACGGCACCACCATCGTGATGGTGACGCACGACGAACAAATGGCCCGCAAGACGCACCGGCTCGTCCGCCTCTTCGACGGCGCGCAGGTTCAATAA
- a CDS encoding sigma-54 dependent transcriptional regulator, with protein MILIIDDDIAVRTSLLLLLRQEGLEASAAGTPEQAMEAISATRPALILLDLNFSNRTTGEEGMALLQRIKTYDHTIPVILITGWGSIELAVQGMKLGAADFITKPWSNEALLQSARTVMALQTKKPQRGVTRRQLDKDFDFRQIIGEDPAILQVLETIGRVAATDASVLITGESGTGKELIAEAIHQNSRRKMRPFVKVNLGGISASLFESEMFGHVRGAFTDARFDRTGRFELANKGTIFLDETGDLEPSSQVKLLRVLQDRTYEVLGSSRTKTVDVRVVCATNKNLHQMVADGTFREDLLYRINLITIHLPALRDRPGDIPLLVNHFVRNLRDIYNRPNLTVSKEALKWLQSLPLPGNIRQLKNLTERTMLVHNTDLLEIAHFRGQLELSPAAKGQLQLPGVGTITLEDLEVEMIRKALAFHQNKIARAAAALGLTRSALYRRLEKYNIPYDETSD; from the coding sequence ATGATCCTGATAATAGACGACGATATCGCGGTGCGCACCTCCCTGCTGTTGCTCCTGCGGCAGGAAGGGCTCGAAGCCTCCGCCGCCGGAACGCCGGAGCAGGCCATGGAAGCCATTTCCGCCACGAGGCCCGCGCTTATCCTGCTTGACCTCAATTTCTCCAACCGCACCACCGGCGAAGAAGGCATGGCCTTGTTGCAGCGAATTAAAACTTACGACCACACCATTCCCGTGATCCTCATCACGGGATGGGGCAGCATAGAACTGGCGGTGCAGGGCATGAAGCTCGGCGCGGCCGATTTCATCACCAAGCCCTGGAGCAACGAAGCGCTCCTGCAATCCGCCCGCACGGTGATGGCGCTGCAAACGAAGAAACCACAACGCGGGGTAACACGCAGGCAGCTCGACAAAGATTTCGATTTCCGGCAGATCATCGGGGAAGACCCCGCCATCTTGCAAGTCCTCGAAACCATCGGGCGCGTGGCCGCCACAGACGCATCAGTGCTCATCACCGGCGAAAGCGGCACCGGCAAAGAGCTGATCGCGGAAGCCATCCACCAGAACTCGCGCCGGAAAATGCGCCCCTTCGTAAAAGTAAACCTCGGCGGCATCTCCGCCTCCCTGTTCGAAAGCGAAATGTTCGGGCACGTGCGCGGCGCATTCACCGACGCCCGGTTCGACCGCACCGGCCGCTTCGAACTGGCGAACAAAGGCACCATCTTCCTCGACGAAACCGGCGACCTCGAGCCCTCCAGCCAGGTGAAGCTCCTGCGCGTGCTGCAGGACCGCACCTACGAAGTGCTGGGCAGCAGCCGCACCAAAACGGTGGACGTGCGCGTAGTTTGCGCCACCAACAAAAACCTCCACCAGATGGTGGCCGACGGCACATTCCGCGAAGACCTCCTCTACCGCATCAACCTCATCACCATCCACCTCCCCGCCCTCCGCGACCGGCCGGGCGACATCCCGCTGCTGGTGAACCACTTCGTCCGCAACCTCCGCGATATCTACAACCGGCCCAACCTTACCGTTTCGAAAGAAGCACTCAAATGGCTGCAATCCCTGCCCCTGCCGGGAAATATCCGCCAGCTCAAAAACCTCACCGAACGGACGATGCTGGTGCACAACACCGACCTGCTCGAAATAGCGCACTTCCGCGGGCAGCTGGAGCTTTCTCCCGCCGCCAAGGGACAACTGCAACTGCCGGGCGTGGGCACCATTACGCTGGAAGACCTCGAAGTGGAAATGATCCGCAAAGCGCTGGCCTTCCACCAGAACAAGATCGCCAGGGCGGCGGCGGCGCTGGGACTGACGCGGAGCGCACTATACCGCAGACTGGAAAAATACAATATCCCCTACGATGAAACTTCGGACTAA
- a CDS encoding FtsX-like permease family protein, with product MLQHLLTLIWNKKRQHFLLFLELFVSFIVLFAVFTMLVYNYGNLRTPRGFEYKQVLSVTASATFPEGTSRDSLTMISEQLKRSLKDMPGVAAVSYVSSNSPYTMSSMSDNLTYNNISLMPQSYWADDDFAAAVEAKMVRGKWFSRQDAVSGRRPVVINEALAEKFFGMADPLGKILPGDKLIVGVVHNLKDKGDYAEITPGIYQRIDSGFQDMFLVKLTAGAAPSTESQIYKTIMHHLPGSSTEIEKLEDKRIARNRLSLIPVILMLVISGFLVLNVALGIYGVVWYSINKRRAEIGLRKAVGATAGGITRQILGEVFVLTTLPLLLGIILAVQFPLLRLFDLPAVTYIIAILLASAFLYLLVTLCALYPGRQAAKIYPAVALHED from the coding sequence ATGCTGCAACATTTGCTCACCCTCATCTGGAATAAAAAAAGACAGCATTTCCTGCTGTTCCTGGAGCTGTTCGTCTCCTTCATCGTGCTATTCGCCGTATTCACCATGCTGGTGTATAATTACGGCAATCTCCGCACGCCGCGTGGCTTCGAATACAAACAGGTGCTGTCGGTGACGGCATCCGCTACCTTCCCCGAGGGCACCTCCCGCGATTCGCTGACCATGATTTCGGAACAGCTCAAACGATCACTGAAAGATATGCCCGGTGTAGCGGCCGTATCGTACGTCAGCTCCAACAGTCCATATACCATGAGCTCCATGAGCGACAACCTCACCTACAACAATATTTCCCTCATGCCCCAGTCGTACTGGGCCGACGATGATTTTGCCGCCGCAGTGGAGGCAAAAATGGTGCGGGGCAAGTGGTTTTCCCGGCAAGACGCCGTCTCCGGGCGCCGGCCGGTGGTCATCAACGAAGCGCTTGCCGAAAAATTCTTTGGAATGGCAGATCCGCTCGGCAAAATACTCCCCGGCGACAAGCTGATCGTTGGCGTTGTGCATAACCTGAAAGACAAAGGCGACTATGCGGAAATTACACCCGGCATATACCAGCGCATCGACAGCGGGTTCCAGGACATGTTCCTGGTAAAACTAACGGCCGGCGCCGCCCCTTCCACCGAAAGCCAGATCTACAAAACCATCATGCACCACCTTCCCGGTTCCAGTACGGAGATCGAAAAGCTGGAAGACAAGCGGATCGCGCGCAACCGTCTGTCGCTGATTCCCGTGATCCTCATGCTGGTGATCAGCGGATTCCTTGTACTCAACGTTGCACTGGGGATTTACGGTGTGGTATGGTACAGTATTAATAAGCGGCGGGCGGAAATAGGCCTGCGCAAAGCCGTGGGAGCCACTGCCGGGGGTATCACGCGGCAGATACTGGGTGAAGTTTTCGTACTTACTACGCTTCCGCTCCTGCTAGGGATCATCCTGGCGGTTCAGTTCCCCCTGCTCCGGCTCTTCGACCTTCCGGCGGTAACGTATATCATCGCGATACTGCTGGCTTCAGCATTTCTATACCTGCTCGTTACCCTTTGCGCCCTGTACCCCGGCAGGCAGGCTGCGAAAATCTATCCTGCCGTTGCTTTGCATGAAGATTAA
- a CDS encoding helix-turn-helix domain-containing protein, giving the protein MLVTVFAPEKGVIEAVTPPYRSFKTANDMLVALGKDPLFEVEYAGLSEYVSANDGEYTIKTDRLLQDVGKTDLLIVPPVYGDIADGIRINSAAIPHIRQLYANGCSVASLCLGAFLLAETGLLEGKKCSTHWAYLDEFRTRYPGIEVVDGAIITEVGNIYSSGGASSLWNLILYLIEKFSDRETAVLISKNFALDIGRSSQAVFTVFKGQKRHADEEIIKVQDYIEKNYTEKMTIDDLATIVNSGRRTFERRFRQATNNTPLEYIQRVRIEAAKRFFEASRKNVTEVMFDVGYTDTRAFRITFKKVTGLTPVEYRNKYARVAAEV; this is encoded by the coding sequence ATGTTAGTAACAGTTTTCGCACCCGAGAAAGGGGTAATTGAAGCGGTAACGCCCCCCTACCGCTCATTCAAGACGGCGAATGACATGCTGGTGGCATTGGGAAAAGACCCCTTGTTCGAGGTGGAGTATGCTGGTCTATCCGAGTATGTATCCGCCAACGACGGGGAGTACACGATCAAGACAGACCGCCTGTTGCAGGACGTTGGGAAAACCGATTTGCTGATTGTTCCGCCCGTGTATGGCGACATCGCCGACGGCATCCGGATCAACAGTGCAGCCATTCCCCACATCCGGCAATTGTACGCCAATGGCTGTAGCGTGGCCAGCTTGTGCCTGGGCGCCTTTCTGCTCGCGGAAACCGGTTTGCTGGAAGGCAAGAAATGCTCTACGCACTGGGCTTACCTTGACGAATTCAGGACGCGGTACCCGGGTATTGAGGTGGTGGACGGCGCGATTATTACGGAAGTAGGGAATATCTACAGCAGCGGCGGCGCCAGCAGTCTGTGGAACCTCATTTTATACCTCATCGAGAAGTTTTCCGACAGGGAAACGGCAGTGCTGATTTCCAAGAACTTCGCGCTGGATATCGGGCGGAGCAGCCAGGCGGTATTTACCGTGTTTAAAGGGCAAAAGCGGCATGCCGATGAGGAAATCATTAAAGTCCAGGATTACATCGAGAAAAATTATACCGAAAAAATGACGATAGACGACCTGGCGACGATCGTAAATTCCGGCCGAAGGACCTTCGAGCGGAGGTTCCGCCAGGCCACCAACAACACTCCTTTGGAATACATCCAGCGCGTGCGGATCGAGGCGGCCAAACGCTTCTTCGAAGCCTCCCGGAAAAATGTAACCGAAGTGATGTTCGACGTAGGGTATACGGACACCCGGGCGTTCCGGATCACTTTCAAGAAAGTAACGGGGCTGACGCCCGTGGAATACAGGAACAAATATGCCAGGGTTGCCGCGGAAGTCTGA
- a CDS encoding FAD-dependent oxidoreductase has translation MNQPIIFLIDDDPQVLRAISRDLRNQYRDRYRVLSTSSVAEALQSLTELQNKGEEIAMFLSDQRMPEMDGVHFLERAMKIFPEAKRVLLTAYSDTEAAIRAINEVKLDYYLMKPWDPPEEKLYPVMEEILGDWQANYRPDFKGIRVIGYQFSPRSHEIKDFLAGNLIPYQWMDMESNEQGKQLAASNKLAAQDLPAIIFEDGALFTKPALKDIASRIGLNPTVRNQVYDVAIIGAGPAGLAASVYGASEGLSTLLIERRAPGGQAGTSSRIENYLGFPTGLSGADLTRRAITQATRFGTEFLSPQSVAGIEVKNQYKIIRLDDGTEIYCRALVITTGVDYRKLETRGIGDFTGAGVYYGAASTEAASCRDKEVFVLGGGNSAGQAAMYLSKFARNVHIVVRKPDLRSSMSAYLIEQIAQTPNIHLLPCAEVVEGIGESKLAALRLRDLNSGNETEMPADALYIFIGAKPYTEWICDKIIKNDKGFIETGRDLQQYPAFRQLWKSARDPYMLETSCPGIFAAGDVRAGAMNRVAAAVGEGSMSISFVHKYLSET, from the coding sequence ATGAACCAGCCTATCATATTTCTTATCGACGACGACCCGCAGGTGCTACGCGCCATCAGCCGCGACCTGCGCAACCAATACCGCGACCGCTACCGCGTACTGTCTACTTCCTCCGTGGCGGAAGCGCTGCAAAGCCTTACCGAACTGCAGAACAAAGGCGAAGAGATCGCCATGTTCCTTTCCGATCAGCGCATGCCCGAAATGGACGGCGTTCATTTCCTGGAGCGGGCGATGAAGATTTTCCCGGAAGCGAAACGCGTGCTGCTGACGGCTTATTCCGACACGGAAGCTGCCATCAGGGCGATCAACGAAGTGAAACTGGATTATTATCTCATGAAACCCTGGGACCCGCCGGAAGAGAAGCTCTACCCTGTCATGGAGGAAATCCTGGGCGACTGGCAGGCCAATTACCGGCCTGATTTCAAAGGCATCCGCGTGATCGGGTACCAGTTTTCGCCGCGCAGCCATGAAATCAAGGACTTCCTGGCCGGTAATCTCATCCCTTACCAATGGATGGACATGGAAAGCAATGAACAGGGTAAACAGCTCGCAGCCTCCAACAAGCTGGCCGCGCAAGACCTCCCCGCGATCATATTCGAAGACGGCGCACTCTTTACGAAACCCGCGCTCAAAGACATTGCCTCGCGCATCGGGCTGAACCCTACCGTCCGCAACCAGGTGTACGACGTGGCGATAATAGGCGCCGGGCCCGCGGGGCTGGCTGCTTCGGTGTACGGCGCTTCCGAGGGGCTGAGTACTCTGCTGATCGAACGGCGGGCGCCGGGCGGCCAGGCGGGCACCAGCTCGCGGATCGAGAATTACCTGGGATTCCCCACGGGACTGAGCGGCGCCGACCTCACGCGGCGCGCCATCACGCAAGCCACGCGCTTCGGGACGGAATTTCTGTCGCCGCAATCGGTAGCCGGGATTGAAGTAAAAAACCAATACAAGATCATCCGGCTGGATGATGGTACCGAAATCTATTGCAGGGCGCTGGTGATCACAACCGGGGTGGATTACCGGAAGCTGGAAACCCGCGGGATCGGAGATTTCACGGGTGCGGGCGTGTACTATGGCGCCGCGAGCACGGAAGCGGCTTCTTGCCGGGACAAAGAAGTGTTTGTACTGGGGGGCGGCAACTCGGCCGGGCAGGCCGCGATGTACCTGTCGAAATTCGCCAGGAACGTACATATCGTGGTCCGCAAACCGGATCTGCGTTCGTCGATGAGCGCGTACCTGATCGAACAAATCGCGCAAACGCCCAATATCCACCTGCTGCCTTGCGCCGAAGTGGTGGAAGGAATCGGGGAATCGAAGCTGGCGGCGCTCCGCCTGCGCGACCTCAATTCCGGCAATGAAACCGAAATGCCTGCGGATGCGTTGTATATTTTTATCGGCGCCAAACCCTACACGGAATGGATCTGCGATAAAATTATCAAAAACGACAAGGGGTTCATCGAAACAGGGCGCGACCTGCAACAATACCCGGCGTTCCGGCAATTGTGGAAATCAGCGCGCGACCCTTACATGCTGGAAACGAGTTGCCCGGGGATCTTTGCGGCGGGCGACGTCCGCGCAGGGGCCATGAATCGTGTGGCGGCCGCGGTAGGCGAAGGATCAATGTCGATCAGCTTCGTGCATAAATATCTCTCAGAAACCTGA
- a CDS encoding ATP-binding protein: MNTQDLLLFDALQEVPESQLQWLIDHSENERFAEGDYIYKPGDEIRGIHFILSGTIEFYRIQAGSKLPVTEFSARQVTGILPYSRARGAIAFTHCRTDVEMITFPKAGIREMIAQHYELTQALVFVMTNRVRDFAITTQQNEKMMALGKLAAGLAHELNNPAAAIVRGSDTLGEHLRGAPETFRKMMLTRLSLEEADFVCDHIRQSLTAAERPVPGMLERSSQEDAISDWLHDHNIPEAADMAENFRHYGLHPSVLDEFVKKLPAEYLGTVLSWMSSHFTTERMLSDIREASQRISGLVKSVKIFTHMDGGTDKQYIDIHTGIRNTLVMMQYKLKKGKVEVTEDFDLTLPPVLALSGELNQVWTNLIDNAADALEPQGNGVLSIRTARDGAFVKVTVSDNGPGIPPENLTRIFDPFFTTKEIGKGTGLGLDAVMNIIRQHHGSVKATSEPGHTVFTICFPINGEAH; the protein is encoded by the coding sequence GTGAATACCCAGGACCTGCTACTGTTCGACGCCCTTCAGGAAGTGCCAGAATCGCAATTGCAATGGCTGATCGACCACAGCGAAAACGAGCGTTTCGCCGAGGGCGATTATATTTACAAGCCCGGCGATGAGATCCGCGGCATCCACTTCATCCTTTCCGGCACCATCGAGTTTTACCGCATCCAGGCTGGCAGCAAGCTGCCTGTAACGGAATTCTCTGCGCGCCAGGTAACGGGCATCCTGCCCTACTCCCGCGCACGCGGCGCCATTGCCTTCACGCATTGCAGGACCGATGTGGAGATGATCACTTTTCCGAAGGCCGGTATCCGCGAGATGATCGCGCAGCATTATGAACTTACACAGGCGCTGGTTTTTGTGATGACCAACCGCGTGCGGGATTTCGCCATCACCACGCAGCAGAACGAAAAAATGATGGCGCTCGGGAAGCTGGCGGCAGGCCTCGCGCATGAACTGAACAACCCGGCGGCGGCGATCGTCCGCGGTTCGGATACATTGGGCGAACATTTGCGCGGCGCGCCGGAGACTTTCCGGAAAATGATGCTGACCAGGCTTTCGCTGGAAGAAGCGGACTTTGTTTGCGATCATATCCGGCAATCGCTGACTGCCGCGGAAAGGCCCGTGCCCGGCATGCTGGAACGCAGCAGCCAGGAAGACGCCATCAGCGACTGGCTGCACGATCACAACATACCCGAAGCAGCCGACATGGCAGAGAATTTCCGGCATTACGGCCTGCATCCCTCCGTACTGGACGAATTTGTTAAAAAATTACCCGCGGAATATCTCGGCACCGTGCTCTCCTGGATGAGCAGCCATTTCACCACCGAGCGCATGCTGTCCGACATCCGGGAAGCCTCGCAGCGCATTTCCGGGCTCGTGAAATCCGTCAAGATCTTCACGCATATGGACGGCGGCACGGATAAGCAGTACATCGACATTCACACCGGTATCCGCAACACGCTGGTGATGATGCAGTATAAATTGAAGAAAGGAAAGGTGGAAGTGACGGAAGATTTCGATCTCACGTTGCCGCCGGTGTTGGCCTTGTCCGGGGAATTGAACCAGGTATGGACCAACCTGATCGACAATGCCGCCGACGCGCTGGAACCCCAGGGCAATGGCGTCCTCAGCATCCGCACAGCGCGCGACGGCGCATTCGTGAAAGTGACCGTGTCGGATAACGGCCCCGGTATCCCGCCGGAAAACCTCACCCGCATCTTCGACCCTTTTTTCACAACCAAAGAGATCGGCAAAGGCACCGGCCTGGGGTTGGATGCGGTGATGAACATCATCCGGCAGCATCACGGCAGCGTGAAAGCCACATCGGAGCCCGGGCATACCGTTTTTACCATTTGCTTCCCCATCAACGGCGAAGCGCATTAA
- a CDS encoding VOC family protein, with the protein MAKKIFINLPVADLNKAMAFYTNIGFTNNPVFTDETAACMVLSDEIYAMLLTHDKFSEFTNKMIIDAKTGIGVINSISVDSLDEVNTMADAALKSGGTEPTPPKDYGFMQQRSFHDLDGHHWEVLYMDMSKMPG; encoded by the coding sequence ATGGCAAAGAAAATCTTTATCAACCTCCCGGTAGCCGACCTGAACAAAGCGATGGCGTTCTATACGAATATCGGTTTTACCAACAACCCCGTCTTCACCGACGAAACGGCTGCCTGCATGGTGCTCAGCGATGAAATTTACGCAATGCTCCTGACGCACGATAAGTTCTCCGAGTTCACCAACAAAATGATCATCGACGCCAAAACGGGCATCGGCGTCATCAACTCCATTTCCGTCGACAGCCTGGACGAAGTGAATACCATGGCCGATGCAGCCCTGAAAAGCGGCGGCACCGAGCCCACGCCGCCGAAAGACTACGGCTTTATGCAACAAAGGAGCTTCCACGACCTGGATGGCCACCATTGGGAAGTGCTTTACATGGATATGAGCAAGATGCCCGGTTAA
- a CDS encoding ATP-binding protein yields MKLRTKFLLFVIVLHAVALTLSWFVFRENRWIFLGSELLIFASLWFSRSLYLQLLRPLKMLTQGAEALKDKDFSVRLLKTGQIEMDALIEVYNQMLDQLRHERTMQEQQHFFLEKLIHTSPTGIIILDYDGDVQQTNPKAEALLAQMPRLLEDVQALGSGESRTLTVNGVNTFKMQKSHFIDRGFARHFVMMEELTTEILAAEKKVYGKVIRMMAHEVNNTIGPVNSIIGSTLKAHELDPAHRGALEVAAERNQHLNGFMRNFADLVKVPPPDRKPLSIQSLLQHAAQLHEARAAEKNIRIQLSFLPHDTTITGDRLQLEQVLINLIKNSMEAIGQDGDIRLIQQAGAIVVADTGHGVATPADVFTPFFSTKPDGQGIGLMLVRDILMAHGWQFSLETPVPGDTRFTIRFPR; encoded by the coding sequence ATGAAACTTCGGACTAAATTCCTGTTGTTCGTGATCGTGCTGCATGCAGTGGCGCTCACGCTGTCGTGGTTCGTGTTCCGGGAGAACCGATGGATTTTCCTGGGAAGTGAATTGCTCATATTCGCGTCGCTCTGGTTTTCGCGGAGCCTGTACCTGCAATTGCTGCGGCCACTCAAGATGTTGACCCAGGGCGCGGAAGCGCTGAAGGACAAGGATTTCAGCGTCAGGTTGCTGAAAACGGGGCAAATCGAAATGGATGCGCTCATTGAAGTGTACAACCAGATGCTCGACCAGCTGCGCCACGAGCGCACCATGCAGGAACAGCAGCATTTCTTCCTCGAAAAACTCATCCACACTTCCCCCACCGGCATCATTATCCTCGATTACGACGGCGATGTACAGCAAACCAACCCCAAGGCTGAAGCATTGCTCGCCCAGATGCCCCGGCTGCTGGAAGATGTGCAGGCGCTGGGAAGCGGCGAGTCGAGAACGTTGACCGTCAACGGCGTGAATACCTTCAAGATGCAGAAGTCCCATTTCATCGACCGGGGATTTGCGCGGCATTTTGTGATGATGGAAGAGCTGACGACGGAGATCCTCGCGGCGGAGAAAAAGGTATACGGCAAAGTGATCCGGATGATGGCGCATGAGGTAAATAATACCATCGGGCCCGTCAACAGCATCATCGGCAGCACGCTCAAAGCCCATGAACTCGACCCCGCGCACCGGGGCGCCCTGGAAGTGGCTGCGGAACGCAACCAACACCTGAACGGGTTCATGCGCAATTTCGCCGACCTGGTGAAAGTGCCGCCGCCGGACAGGAAGCCCCTTTCCATCCAATCCCTTCTCCAACATGCGGCCCAACTCCACGAGGCCCGGGCGGCGGAAAAGAATATCCGGATACAGCTTTCCTTCCTCCCGCACGACACCACCATTACCGGCGACCGACTGCAACTGGAGCAGGTCCTCATCAACCTCATCAAAAACAGTATGGAGGCCATCGGTCAGGACGGAGACATCCGCCTCATCCAGCAAGCCGGCGCCATCGTGGTTGCCGACACCGGCCATGGCGTGGCTACACCGGCCGATGTGTTCACGCCCTTCTTTTCCACCAAGCCCGACGGCCAGGGCATTGGCCTTATGCTCGTGCGCGACATCCTCATGGCGCACGGCTGGCAGTTCTCCCTCGAAACGCCCGTCCCGGGCGACACACGTTTTACCATCCGGTTCCCGCGTTAA